A genome region from Microbacterium profundi includes the following:
- a CDS encoding RNA-binding domain-containing protein, which yields MTPNELQEIIDRGETLAVEFKSDKGGFSDDKIAEAVACLSNGGGGLLLIGVEDDGVITGARSRHGDNTDPLRLQAVISNKTVPPVVTDVETVMIHEKAIITVRVPSAPTVVGTSKGLYVRRGLGGDGKPGCLPFLAHEMLAERIERGETDFSLIAEPLATLDDLDPIEFDRMRRLAGASSGSVLASLADFELGRALGVLDGRPDVPVVRRGALLLFGRPESIRRFIPTHETAFQVMDGTAVKQNVFAHDPLLKSAEELFAQLQRYNEEEEIDIGLTRVAVPRIPPVAARELIANALVHRDYTVQGAVAIRLNEDELNITNPGGFPRGITLDNFLTNSRPRSRTLSEAFQRAGLVERVGRGINRVFEWSLRTGRTAPDYARSDSSQVAVSVAVGRADLALVRFIVEHDERSGRAFALEELQIVHALLDDPRLTLGELSNITQASDVATRSTLTRLIEGGIVESRGDGRGRRYTLTASSYRQLSTKAGYVRVRAFDSVQQEQMVLTYVRSHGSITRREAAELCSISSDAAKTLLVGMRTRGTLEMRGERRGARYELASQSD from the coding sequence ATGACGCCAAATGAGCTGCAAGAGATCATCGACCGCGGGGAGACTCTGGCCGTCGAGTTCAAATCGGACAAGGGCGGCTTCAGCGACGACAAGATCGCCGAGGCGGTCGCTTGCCTCTCAAACGGCGGCGGAGGACTCTTACTGATAGGCGTCGAGGATGACGGAGTAATCACGGGCGCGCGTAGTCGCCATGGTGACAACACCGATCCGTTGCGGCTGCAGGCAGTCATCTCGAACAAGACGGTGCCGCCGGTCGTCACCGACGTCGAAACTGTGATGATCCACGAGAAGGCGATCATCACCGTCCGAGTCCCCTCGGCACCCACGGTGGTTGGTACATCGAAAGGGCTGTATGTCCGACGCGGACTCGGGGGAGATGGCAAACCTGGATGCCTACCGTTTCTCGCTCACGAGATGCTCGCTGAGCGTATCGAGCGTGGCGAGACTGATTTTTCGCTGATCGCTGAGCCACTGGCGACGCTTGACGATCTAGACCCGATTGAGTTTGACAGGATGAGACGTCTAGCAGGTGCGAGCTCCGGGAGTGTGCTGGCCAGCCTCGCGGATTTCGAACTCGGTCGAGCGCTGGGCGTGCTCGATGGACGCCCAGACGTACCTGTTGTCCGTCGAGGGGCGCTGTTGTTGTTCGGACGCCCCGAGAGCATTCGGCGCTTCATACCTACGCATGAGACTGCCTTTCAGGTCATGGACGGAACAGCCGTGAAGCAGAATGTGTTCGCGCACGATCCGCTCCTGAAGTCCGCTGAGGAGCTCTTTGCCCAGTTACAGCGATACAACGAGGAAGAAGAGATCGATATCGGCCTCACTCGCGTAGCAGTGCCTCGAATTCCGCCAGTGGCAGCCCGCGAACTAATCGCGAATGCGCTGGTGCACCGCGACTACACGGTGCAAGGAGCGGTCGCCATCCGGCTGAATGAAGACGAGCTGAACATCACGAATCCGGGAGGATTCCCCCGTGGAATCACGCTGGACAACTTCTTGACCAATTCAAGACCGCGCAGTCGAACTCTCTCTGAAGCGTTCCAGCGCGCGGGCCTCGTCGAACGCGTGGGGCGCGGTATCAACCGAGTCTTTGAATGGTCATTGCGGACCGGACGGACTGCGCCGGATTACGCACGAAGCGACAGCTCGCAGGTAGCAGTTTCGGTGGCTGTGGGGCGCGCTGATCTCGCGTTGGTGAGGTTCATTGTCGAGCATGACGAGCGAAGCGGTCGAGCTTTCGCACTTGAGGAACTTCAGATTGTGCACGCGTTGCTTGACGATCCTCGGTTGACGCTTGGCGAACTATCCAACATCACCCAGGCGAGCGATGTGGCGACCCGCAGCACCTTGACAAGACTTATTGAGGGCGGGATTGTCGAGTCCAGGGGTGATGGTCGCGGTCGTCGATACACGCTCACAGCCTCTTCGTATCGTCAGCTCTCGACAAAAGCAGGCTACGTAAGAGTGCGCGCGTTCGACTCGGTGCAGCAAGAGCAGATGGTTCTCACCTACGTGCGTTCACATGGCAGCATTACACGGCGTGAGGCGGCTGAGTTGTGTTCGATCTCTTCGGATGCTGCGAAAACGCTGTTGGTTGGCATGCGGACACGAGGGACACTCGAGATGCGCGGCGAACGCAGGGGTGCACGGTACGAGCTGGCGTCGCAATCCGACTAG
- a CDS encoding ATP-dependent DNA ligase: protein MKLSELTDTAEAVAATSSRLAKTDALARLLERAGPDEIPALIGLLLATPRQGRLGVGWRGLTALVVAHADESALGITDVDRALEALAAASGAGSAAARTRLLTDLASRATAQEWDLLARAMLGELRTGALGGVLLDAIARASDRPVASVRRAAMLSGDLGDTALLALTGTAEQLDEVGLQVGRPVSPMLAGTATTATAALELTGEASVEYKLDGARIQVHRHGDDVGVYTRSLADITHRVPEIVEIVRGLPTTDLILDAETLALDEDGGPRPFQQTMSRFGADVARDVVLRPWFFDLLHVDGRDLIDEPLSERLQELDRIAGEWRMPGIITSDADAAEQLSREALAAGHEGVLVKAIGSTYTAGRRGKSWIKVKPLLTYDLVLLAAEWGSGRRRGKLSNLHLGAYDPSGEFGEPGGYVMVGKTFKGLTDELLQWQTETFPAYETRRTANTVFLRPELVVEIAIDGVQTSPRYPGGIALRFARVKRYRPDKTAAEADGIQTLRALLRG from the coding sequence ATGAAGCTCTCCGAGCTCACAGACACCGCCGAGGCGGTCGCGGCCACGTCATCGCGACTGGCGAAGACCGACGCCCTCGCCCGGCTGCTCGAACGCGCCGGGCCTGACGAGATCCCCGCGCTGATCGGGCTGCTGCTCGCCACTCCGCGCCAGGGGCGTCTGGGCGTCGGATGGCGCGGCCTCACTGCGCTCGTGGTCGCTCACGCCGACGAGTCGGCCCTCGGCATCACCGACGTCGATCGTGCGCTCGAGGCCCTTGCCGCGGCATCCGGGGCCGGATCAGCCGCCGCCCGCACGCGTCTGCTCACCGACCTTGCATCCCGCGCGACTGCCCAGGAGTGGGACCTCCTCGCACGCGCGATGCTCGGCGAGCTGCGCACCGGTGCGCTCGGCGGAGTGCTGCTCGACGCGATCGCCCGCGCCTCCGACCGCCCGGTCGCGAGCGTGCGCCGCGCCGCCATGCTCTCCGGCGACCTCGGCGACACCGCGCTTCTCGCGCTGACCGGCACCGCAGAGCAACTCGACGAAGTCGGCCTGCAGGTCGGCCGGCCTGTGTCGCCGATGCTCGCAGGCACCGCCACGACCGCGACGGCCGCGCTCGAACTCACCGGCGAAGCATCCGTCGAATACAAGCTCGACGGCGCCCGCATCCAGGTGCACCGGCACGGCGACGACGTCGGCGTCTACACCCGCAGCCTCGCCGACATCACCCACCGCGTGCCCGAGATCGTCGAGATCGTGCGCGGACTGCCCACCACCGATCTCATCCTCGACGCAGAGACGCTCGCACTCGACGAAGACGGCGGGCCGCGCCCGTTCCAGCAGACCATGTCGCGCTTCGGCGCCGATGTCGCCCGCGATGTCGTGCTGCGGCCGTGGTTCTTCGACCTGCTGCACGTCGACGGCCGCGACCTCATCGACGAGCCCCTCTCCGAGCGGCTCCAGGAACTGGATCGGATCGCAGGCGAGTGGCGGATGCCGGGAATCATCACCTCCGATGCGGATGCCGCTGAGCAGCTCTCTCGCGAAGCCCTCGCCGCAGGGCACGAGGGCGTGCTCGTGAAGGCGATCGGATCGACCTACACGGCCGGACGGCGCGGCAAGTCGTGGATCAAGGTAAAGCCGCTGCTCACCTACGACCTCGTGCTGCTCGCGGCGGAGTGGGGATCGGGGCGCCGGCGGGGCAAACTCTCGAACCTGCACCTTGGCGCCTACGACCCATCCGGCGAGTTCGGCGAACCGGGCGGCTACGTGATGGTCGGCAAGACGTTCAAGGGACTCACGGACGAACTGCTGCAGTGGCAGACCGAGACCTTCCCGGCGTACGAGACGCGGCGGACGGCGAACACCGTTTTCCTGCGACCGGAGCTCGTCGTCGAGATCGCGATCGACGGGGTGCAGACCTCGCCCCGATATCCAGGCGGCATCGCTCTGCGCTTCGCCCGAGTCAAGAGGTACCGCCCCGACAAGACCGCGGCGGAGGCCGACGGCATCCAGACCCTGCGAGCGCTGCTGCGGGGGTGA
- a CDS encoding type II toxin-antitoxin system Phd/YefM family antitoxin has product MADVTKTELNQQTARVLARVAAGERLTVTDRGRPIAELSPPAKDTWAELVASGQVTVPKANGALRLPAVKSGKTSREILDDLRADRL; this is encoded by the coding sequence ATGGCCGATGTGACGAAGACCGAACTCAACCAACAGACCGCGCGAGTGCTGGCGCGTGTCGCTGCCGGCGAGCGGCTCACGGTCACCGATCGCGGGCGGCCGATCGCCGAACTGTCACCACCCGCGAAGGATACCTGGGCCGAGCTCGTCGCGAGCGGCCAGGTGACAGTGCCGAAGGCCAACGGCGCGCTTCGGCTACCCGCCGTCAAGTCGGGCAAGACCAGCCGCGAGATCCTCGACGACCTGCGAGCGGATCGCCTGTGA
- a CDS encoding type II toxin-antitoxin system VapC family toxin: MIYLDTSAAAKVLIDEAETDSIRKLFADDTEFVSSKLLAVELHAVADRRMVSADAAQELLDRVALVSLGDGILEDAITMHSGLRTLDALHLATAVRIKSAISGILTFDNELGAAAERHGIPLEEVQ, from the coding sequence GTGATCTACCTCGACACCTCCGCCGCCGCGAAGGTCTTGATCGATGAGGCCGAGACCGACAGCATCCGAAAGCTGTTCGCCGACGACACTGAGTTCGTGTCATCCAAGCTTCTGGCCGTCGAACTTCATGCCGTCGCTGATCGCCGCATGGTCAGCGCGGATGCTGCACAGGAGTTACTCGACCGTGTGGCACTCGTCTCGCTCGGTGACGGCATCCTCGAAGACGCGATCACGATGCACAGCGGACTCCGCACGCTCGACGCCCTGCACCTCGCGACCGCGGTCCGCATCAAGAGCGCAATCTCCGGCATCCTCACCTTCGACAACGAACTCGGCGCCGCGGCGGAGCGTCACGGGATCCCCCTCGAAGAGGTTCAGTAG
- a CDS encoding DUF2188 domain-containing protein: protein MAAGDIETFRQDGLWFNRIEGESRTLGPGFEKEKEAIAAGREAAVARQVEHNLKFSEGPTDDRAAHGTNPRDLV from the coding sequence ATGGCTGCAGGCGACATCGAGACGTTCCGCCAGGACGGGCTGTGGTTCAACCGCATCGAAGGTGAATCGCGCACGCTCGGCCCCGGGTTCGAGAAGGAGAAGGAAGCGATCGCCGCGGGGCGTGAAGCCGCCGTCGCGCGGCAGGTCGAGCACAACCTCAAGTTCTCCGAGGGCCCGACCGACGACCGCGCGGCCCACGGCACGAACCCCCGCGACCTCGTCTGA
- a CDS encoding FitA-like ribbon-helix-helix domain-containing protein, giving the protein MSTITVRGLDDVVVRALKLRAAREGRSMEAEVRSILTAAAKGTENERGFGSFLTTTFAGAGAPEIPARTEFPEPVDLT; this is encoded by the coding sequence ATGTCGACCATCACAGTGCGCGGGCTCGACGACGTCGTCGTGCGTGCACTCAAGCTGCGCGCGGCACGAGAGGGTCGGTCGATGGAGGCCGAGGTTCGCTCCATTCTGACCGCCGCAGCGAAGGGCACCGAGAACGAACGCGGATTCGGCAGCTTCCTCACGACGACCTTCGCTGGTGCCGGCGCGCCTGAGATTCCCGCCCGCACCGAGTTCCCCGAACCCGTCGATCTGACGTGA
- a CDS encoding type II toxin-antitoxin system VapC family toxin produces the protein MIILDTNVISEMMRAEPNPDVVAWLDEIPRGEIWTTTITVGEIAAGIALLPAGARRNRLAEAFQLALDGFEERILSFTTAVALAYGAVIATRTAAGTPISIADAQIAAIAAVSGGTLATRNLTDFVGTGIDLASPWDRARRR, from the coding sequence GTGATCATCCTGGACACGAACGTGATCTCCGAGATGATGCGCGCGGAGCCGAATCCGGACGTCGTCGCCTGGCTCGATGAGATTCCGCGTGGAGAGATCTGGACCACGACGATCACCGTCGGCGAGATCGCGGCCGGAATCGCACTGCTCCCGGCGGGCGCCCGTCGGAACCGACTTGCGGAAGCATTCCAACTCGCGCTGGACGGCTTCGAGGAGCGCATCCTCTCGTTCACCACGGCCGTAGCTCTCGCGTACGGAGCCGTCATCGCGACACGCACCGCCGCCGGAACCCCCATCAGCATCGCCGATGCGCAGATCGCGGCCATCGCCGCGGTGTCCGGCGGCACGCTTGCCACTCGCAACCTCACCGACTTCGTCGGCACGGGCATCGATCTCGCCAGCCCGTGGGACAGGGCCCGTCGCCGTTGA
- a CDS encoding TetR family transcriptional regulator, which translates to MNAVPASARNDRTGVVDAAMRVLAENGLPGLSMRRIADVLDVQVSALYWHFPNKQSLLAAVSERIVALGGETPDAAPDLAAIAKTLREKLLAHRDGAELVSSSLALGLLELTSRVRLVAAAEASGLDAASAQIAADTVVHYVIGYTFHEQQRVHAAVVGAADASADLTPAQVADQVDAFDAGLKMVVAGVRSAAGARSGR; encoded by the coding sequence ATGAATGCCGTGCCTGCATCCGCCCGCAATGACCGCACCGGCGTCGTCGACGCGGCGATGCGTGTGCTCGCCGAGAACGGACTGCCCGGCCTGTCGATGCGGCGGATCGCCGACGTACTCGATGTGCAGGTGAGCGCGCTGTACTGGCACTTCCCGAACAAGCAGAGCCTGCTCGCGGCGGTGAGTGAGCGGATCGTCGCGCTGGGTGGCGAGACCCCGGATGCTGCGCCCGATCTCGCCGCCATCGCGAAGACGCTGCGAGAGAAGCTGCTCGCACACCGCGACGGTGCTGAGCTCGTGTCGAGCTCGCTCGCGCTAGGGCTGCTGGAGCTGACGAGTCGAGTGCGGCTCGTCGCCGCGGCGGAAGCCTCGGGGCTCGACGCTGCGTCGGCGCAGATCGCGGCCGACACCGTCGTGCACTACGTGATCGGCTACACGTTCCACGAACAGCAGCGCGTTCACGCCGCTGTGGTGGGGGCGGCGGATGCTTCGGCCGATCTCACACCGGCGCAGGTCGCGGACCAGGTCGACGCTTTCGATGCCGGGTTGAAGATGGTGGTGGCAGGCGTTCGGTCCGCCGCCGGTGCCCGTAGCGGTCGTTGA
- a CDS encoding biotin transporter BioY translates to MSTAAAPRRTFPVLADLIPGTRMRDVVLTLIGTAFITVAGYITIPLPFTPVPISLATFAVLLTGAALGPLRGSASAGVYLVLGLIGVPLFAHGASGWAFSSFGYIVGYVVAALIVGALARRRSDRSVWSTLGLAAVGSLTIYAFGVPWLAAFAGIDLATAFALGVLPFLIGDAVKIVAMAGLLPATWRIVDRSGERS, encoded by the coding sequence ATGTCAACCGCAGCAGCCCCGCGCCGCACCTTCCCGGTGCTGGCAGACCTCATTCCCGGCACACGAATGCGCGATGTCGTCCTGACTCTCATCGGCACGGCGTTCATCACGGTCGCCGGCTACATCACGATCCCGCTGCCGTTCACGCCGGTGCCGATCTCGCTCGCCACCTTCGCGGTGCTGCTGACCGGCGCGGCGCTCGGTCCGCTGCGCGGGTCGGCGAGCGCAGGCGTCTACCTCGTGCTCGGCCTCATCGGCGTGCCTCTGTTCGCGCACGGTGCATCCGGCTGGGCATTCTCGTCGTTCGGCTACATCGTCGGCTACGTCGTCGCGGCGCTGATCGTCGGGGCGCTCGCCCGCCGCCGCTCCGACCGCTCTGTGTGGTCGACGCTCGGTCTCGCCGCCGTCGGGTCGCTCACGATCTACGCCTTTGGAGTGCCGTGGCTCGCCGCTTTCGCCGGCATCGACCTCGCCACGGCCTTCGCTCTCGGCGTGCTGCCCTTCCTCATCGGAGACGCTGTGAAGATCGTCGCGATGGCGGGGCTCCTTCCCGCTACCTGGCGCATCGTGGATCGGTCGGGCGAGCGCAGCTGA
- a CDS encoding plasmid pRiA4b ORF-3 family protein, protein MTRYRLRSSLVGSEPEIWRTFEIEGSASLRMLHLALQTIMGWRESHLHAFTDADPYDRAQHPSRRWEALDFESDEGTLSEDDFTVDDVLQGGRTLWYEYDFGDGWIHRLDVIEQLPSEPHLTTVVLLDGANRGPFEDSGGVGGYAEKIAIAADTQHPEHESIVDWIDTTVGPWAPREPGMFDLVGVQSELNLMFNPRASGISPNDMSGLVKVEAHRRRGDVDETSPIADFASQLPPPIRSELRQHLQHTGVLGPSAIDADTAARIIRPFAWLMDAVGADGLDLTAAGWMPQSTVLAGMTELGWITDWIGKGNREDVTPPIAVLRETAQRIGLVRVQKGRLLLSAAAKKALGDAPAQLRLIAEGLYRKLSDAETDAAVLLLLAIADGTPREDRWRSVAFGLEMCGWQSSSGWRFTEQDIGHATFWTQRVLNQLGDAPRLHRFDEESPLLRPFAREALR, encoded by the coding sequence ATGACCCGCTATCGATTGCGTTCGAGCCTCGTCGGCAGTGAGCCGGAGATCTGGCGCACGTTCGAGATCGAAGGCAGCGCCAGCCTTCGGATGCTGCACCTCGCGCTGCAGACGATCATGGGGTGGCGCGAGTCACACCTGCACGCGTTCACAGATGCCGACCCTTACGATCGCGCTCAGCATCCGTCGCGCCGGTGGGAGGCACTCGATTTCGAGAGCGATGAGGGCACGCTCTCCGAAGATGACTTCACCGTCGACGACGTGCTGCAGGGCGGGAGGACGCTCTGGTACGAGTACGACTTCGGCGACGGATGGATCCATCGGTTGGACGTCATCGAGCAGCTGCCGTCCGAGCCCCACTTGACCACGGTCGTGCTGCTCGACGGCGCGAATCGCGGACCGTTCGAAGACTCAGGCGGTGTGGGCGGGTATGCCGAGAAGATCGCGATCGCGGCCGACACGCAGCATCCGGAGCACGAGTCGATCGTCGACTGGATCGACACCACGGTCGGGCCGTGGGCGCCCCGCGAGCCGGGAATGTTCGACCTCGTCGGCGTGCAGTCCGAGCTGAATCTGATGTTCAATCCTCGCGCTTCAGGAATTTCACCGAACGACATGTCCGGGCTCGTCAAGGTCGAGGCGCATCGACGGCGCGGAGACGTCGATGAGACCTCACCGATCGCCGATTTCGCGTCGCAGCTGCCACCGCCGATCCGCTCCGAGTTGCGTCAGCATCTGCAGCACACCGGCGTGCTGGGTCCCAGTGCGATCGATGCCGACACTGCGGCGCGCATCATCCGCCCGTTCGCATGGCTGATGGACGCGGTCGGCGCCGATGGCCTCGACCTGACCGCCGCAGGGTGGATGCCGCAGTCCACAGTGCTCGCCGGCATGACCGAACTCGGCTGGATCACCGACTGGATCGGCAAGGGCAACCGCGAAGACGTCACTCCTCCGATCGCCGTGCTGCGCGAGACGGCGCAGCGCATCGGGCTCGTGCGTGTGCAGAAGGGCCGCCTGCTGCTGAGCGCGGCGGCGAAGAAGGCGCTCGGCGATGCCCCAGCACAGTTGCGACTGATCGCCGAGGGCCTGTATCGAAAGCTCAGCGATGCCGAGACGGATGCCGCGGTTCTGCTGCTCCTCGCGATAGCCGACGGCACACCGCGCGAAGACCGGTGGCGCTCCGTCGCCTTCGGCCTGGAGATGTGCGGATGGCAGTCATCGAGCGGGTGGCGCTTCACCGAGCAGGACATCGGTCACGCGACTTTCTGGACGCAGCGAGTGCTGAATCAGCTCGGGGACGCACCACGCCTGCACCGATTCGACGAGGAGAGCCCGCTGTTGAGGCCGTTCGCACGCGAGGCGCTGCGTTAG
- the purL gene encoding phosphoribosylformylglycinamidine synthase subunit PurL, giving the protein MTTPTPEASTRQHVPDSVSNAEATPEKEQPYAALGLKPDEYARIREILGRRPTSGELAMYSVMWSEHCSYKSSKNYLRRFGQKVSDEMKERLMVGMGQNAGVIDVGEGWAVTFKAESHNHPSFIEPFQGAATGVGGIVRDIISMGARPVAVMDALRFGAIDHPDTARVVHGVTAGISFYGNCLGLPNIGGETVFDSVYQANPLVNALAVGVLRHEDLKLANAEGVGNKVVLFGARTGGDGIGGASILASDSFDDGGPTKRPAVQVGDPFAEKVLIECCLELYKGELVEAIQDLGAAGISCATSELAANGNSGMKVSLDNVLLRDPSLTAEEILMSESQERMMAIVAPEKLDAFMEVVNKWEVETSVLGEVTGDGRLVIDWQGERIVDVDPSTVAVDGPVYDRPVAYPTWIDALQADAAELLPRTDDAEVLREQFLNLVASPNLADTSWITNQYDYYVLGNTALAFPDDAGMIRVDEESGLGFAISTDANGRYCQLDPYAGAQLALAEAYRNVAVTGATPTAITDCLNFGSPENPEVMWQFGQTVDGLADGCYELGTPVTGGNVSFYNQTGDTPIHPTPLVGVLGIIDDVSRRIPSAWQDEGQNIYLLGTTSTELSGSAWAETVHNHLGGLPPKVDLAGEKRLAGLIAAARDEWLISSAHDVSEGGLAQALAEGVMRFGIGARVWLTELMDRDGVDAASALFSESTGRVIVTVPREDDVKFQGLCEGRGYPVLRIGVTDTVSDLEVTGLFTVSAAELRERSQATLPAAFGPTVSEPV; this is encoded by the coding sequence GTGACCACCCCCACCCCCGAAGCATCCACTCGTCAGCACGTCCCCGACTCCGTGAGCAACGCCGAGGCGACTCCCGAGAAGGAGCAGCCGTACGCGGCGCTGGGACTCAAGCCCGACGAGTACGCCCGCATCCGCGAGATCCTCGGCCGCCGTCCCACCTCGGGCGAGCTGGCCATGTACTCGGTCATGTGGTCGGAGCACTGCTCCTACAAGTCGTCGAAGAACTACCTGCGCCGCTTCGGCCAGAAGGTCTCCGACGAGATGAAGGAACGCCTCATGGTGGGCATGGGCCAGAACGCGGGCGTCATCGACGTCGGCGAGGGCTGGGCCGTCACGTTCAAGGCCGAATCGCACAACCACCCCTCCTTCATCGAGCCGTTCCAGGGAGCGGCCACCGGCGTCGGCGGCATCGTCCGCGACATCATCTCGATGGGCGCTCGCCCCGTCGCCGTGATGGATGCGCTCCGCTTCGGCGCGATCGACCACCCGGACACCGCCCGCGTCGTGCACGGCGTCACCGCCGGCATCAGCTTCTACGGCAACTGCCTCGGCCTGCCGAACATCGGCGGCGAGACGGTCTTCGACTCCGTCTACCAGGCCAACCCGCTCGTCAACGCGCTGGCGGTCGGCGTGCTGCGCCACGAGGACCTCAAGCTCGCGAACGCTGAGGGCGTCGGGAACAAGGTCGTCCTCTTCGGTGCCCGCACCGGCGGCGACGGGATCGGCGGCGCCAGCATCCTCGCATCCGACTCGTTCGACGACGGCGGCCCGACGAAGCGCCCCGCGGTGCAGGTCGGCGATCCGTTCGCCGAGAAGGTGCTCATCGAGTGCTGCCTCGAGCTCTACAAGGGTGAGCTGGTCGAGGCCATCCAGGACCTCGGTGCCGCCGGTATCTCGTGCGCGACGAGCGAGCTCGCGGCCAACGGCAACAGCGGCATGAAGGTCTCGCTCGACAACGTGCTGCTGCGTGACCCGTCCCTGACCGCTGAGGAGATCCTCATGTCGGAGTCGCAGGAGCGCATGATGGCGATCGTCGCCCCCGAGAAGCTCGACGCCTTCATGGAGGTCGTGAACAAGTGGGAGGTCGAGACCTCCGTGCTCGGCGAGGTCACCGGAGACGGTCGCCTCGTCATCGACTGGCAGGGCGAGCGCATCGTCGACGTCGACCCGTCCACGGTCGCGGTCGACGGCCCCGTCTACGACCGTCCGGTCGCCTACCCGACGTGGATCGACGCACTGCAGGCGGATGCTGCGGAGCTGCTGCCCCGCACCGACGACGCCGAGGTGCTGCGCGAGCAGTTCCTCAACCTGGTCGCATCGCCGAACCTCGCCGACACGAGCTGGATCACCAACCAGTACGACTACTACGTGCTCGGCAACACAGCCCTGGCCTTCCCCGACGACGCCGGCATGATCCGCGTCGACGAGGAGTCGGGCCTCGGCTTCGCGATCTCCACCGACGCAAACGGCCGCTACTGCCAGCTCGACCCGTACGCGGGCGCGCAGCTCGCCCTCGCCGAGGCGTACCGCAACGTCGCCGTCACCGGCGCAACCCCGACCGCGATCACCGACTGCCTGAACTTCGGATCCCCCGAGAACCCCGAGGTCATGTGGCAGTTCGGCCAGACGGTCGACGGCCTGGCAGACGGATGCTACGAACTCGGCACCCCCGTCACAGGCGGCAACGTCTCGTTCTACAACCAGACCGGCGACACCCCGATCCACCCCACCCCACTGGTGGGCGTTCTCGGCATCATCGACGACGTCTCCCGCCGCATCCCCTCGGCGTGGCAGGACGAGGGCCAGAACATCTACCTTCTCGGCACCACCTCGACCGAGCTGTCCGGTTCTGCCTGGGCCGAGACGGTACACAACCACCTCGGCGGTCTGCCCCCGAAGGTCGACCTCGCCGGCGAGAAGCGACTCGCAGGACTCATCGCCGCCGCGCGCGATGAGTGGTTGATCTCCAGCGCCCACGACGTGTCCGAGGGCGGACTCGCCCAGGCCCTCGCCGAGGGCGTCATGCGCTTCGGCATCGGCGCCCGCGTGTGGCTGACCGAGCTCATGGACCGTGACGGGGTGGATGCTGCATCCGCTCTGTTCTCAGAATCGACGGGCCGCGTCATCGTCACAGTTCCTCGCGAAGATGACGTGAAGTTCCAGGGCCTGTGCGAAGGACGCGGATACCCGGTGCTGCGCATCGGCGTGACCGACACGGTCTCCGACCTCGAGGTGACGGGACTGTTCACGGTCTCGGCGGCCGAACTGCGCGAGCGCTCGCAGGCAACACTGCCGGCGGCGTTCGGTCCGACCGTCTCGGAGCCCGTGTGA
- a CDS encoding DUF2786 domain-containing protein, producing MSESKLDLIAKLLAKAESTTPEEAEALTEHAERLMVKYGIEQARLDARRAKLGQEREEIVQEQMVFTGSYARDIRELGGNVAFALGSIRPMQSERPGGGFILYFVGFTSDVQQAKILTASLEVQAMVAMRQWWASRRELYRWHSESEKRRARSGFIRGFGIGAAQRLRESRATILEEEGSGTALVLADRQDQVDAVVDAIPHRRGRARQGADRSAFTHGHRSGLEANTGESAVTAGRGLSG from the coding sequence ATGAGCGAATCCAAACTGGACCTGATCGCGAAGCTGCTGGCGAAGGCTGAAAGCACGACGCCGGAAGAGGCTGAGGCGCTGACCGAGCACGCCGAGCGGCTGATGGTGAAGTACGGCATCGAACAGGCGCGGCTCGATGCGCGGCGCGCGAAACTCGGGCAGGAGCGCGAGGAGATCGTGCAGGAGCAGATGGTCTTCACGGGCTCCTACGCACGAGACATCCGCGAGTTGGGCGGCAACGTCGCGTTCGCACTCGGCTCGATCAGGCCGATGCAGTCCGAGCGGCCGGGCGGCGGATTCATCCTGTACTTCGTCGGGTTCACCTCAGACGTGCAGCAGGCGAAGATTCTCACTGCGAGCCTCGAGGTGCAGGCGATGGTCGCGATGCGGCAATGGTGGGCGAGCCGCCGCGAGCTGTACCGATGGCACTCCGAGAGCGAGAAGCGGCGCGCGCGCAGCGGATTCATCCGCGGGTTCGGGATCGGTGCCGCCCAGCGTCTACGCGAGAGTCGCGCCACGATCCTTGAGGAGGAAGGGTCGGGCACAGCGCTCGTCCTCGCGGATCGCCAGGATCAGGTGGATGCCGTGGTCGACGCGATCCCGCATCGTCGGGGACGAGCGCGCCAGGGCGCCGATCGTTCGGCCTTCACTCACGGACATCGATCGGGTCTCGAGGCGAACACCGGCGAAAGCGCGGTCACGGCCGGGCGGGGCCTGTCGGGCTGA